In Pseudomonas sp. MM213, a genomic segment contains:
- the copD gene encoding copper homeostasis membrane protein CopD — translation MSDWVSIALRFGLYVDLMVLFGLGLFGLYSLAGRERVSGAVLPFRPILQVTAAFGVLLSVAGMLTMVSAMSGESDFTELRPHVQMMVFETDFGLAWAARITVLVIAGLAVTLNDRAPGLSLLIASFAGAIALASLAWSGHGAMDEGSRRYWHFAMDILHLLAAGAWLGALVAFALMAKINALQTAERIRLLARAVARFEWVGAVIVVVITVTGVVNYLFIVGPKLDDLLLSTYGILLFIKVGLFAGMLVLAALNRFHLGPFLERSLREGKYEVAANALRRSMVVELTLAVLIVGLVAWLGTLSPEMEAAAQ, via the coding sequence ATGAGCGACTGGGTCAGCATTGCACTGCGGTTTGGGTTGTATGTGGATTTGATGGTGCTGTTTGGGCTGGGTTTGTTCGGGCTCTACAGCCTTGCGGGCCGGGAACGGGTGTCCGGGGCGGTGCTGCCGTTTCGGCCGATCCTTCAGGTGACGGCCGCGTTCGGAGTGCTGTTGTCCGTGGCGGGCATGCTGACGATGGTGAGTGCGATGAGCGGAGAATCGGACTTCACCGAGTTGCGACCGCATGTCCAGATGATGGTGTTCGAGACGGATTTCGGGTTGGCCTGGGCAGCGCGCATCACCGTGCTGGTTATCGCCGGTTTGGCGGTTACGCTCAATGACCGTGCGCCGGGACTCAGCCTGCTGATTGCGTCTTTTGCCGGCGCTATCGCCTTGGCCAGCCTGGCCTGGAGCGGTCATGGCGCGATGGACGAAGGCAGCCGTCGTTATTGGCATTTTGCGATGGATATTCTGCATCTGTTGGCGGCAGGCGCGTGGCTGGGTGCGCTGGTAGCGTTTGCGTTGATGGCGAAAATCAACGCGCTGCAAACCGCAGAACGCATCAGGTTACTGGCTCGGGCTGTCGCTCGATTTGAATGGGTGGGCGCGGTGATCGTGGTCGTCATCACGGTCACGGGCGTCGTGAATTACCTATTCATCGTCGGGCCGAAGCTTGATGACTTGTTGCTAAGTACCTATGGGATTTTGCTGTTTATCAAAGTGGGGTTGTTTGCCGGGATGCTGGTGCTCGCCGCGCTGAACCGGTTTCACCTTGGGCCGTTTCTGGAGCGGTCGTTGCGGGAGGGGAAATACGAAGTTGCCGCCAACGCGTTGCGACGCAGCATGGTTGTTGAGTTGACGCTCGCGGTGTTGATTGTGGGGCTGGTGGCCTGGTTGGGAACGCTGAGTCCGGAAATGGAGGCCGCTGCGCAATAG
- a CDS encoding copper resistance system multicopper oxidase produces the protein MHSNTSRRTFVKGLAAGGLLGGLGLWRTPVWALTRSGEPQMLTGSDFELFIGETPVNITGNPRTAMTINGGIPGPLLRWREGDTVTLRVKNRLKETTSIHWHGILLPANMDGVPGLSFHGIEPGGVYVYQFQVRQNGTYWYHSHSGLQEQSGVYGPLVIDAKEPEPFEYDRDHVVMLTDWTDEDAASLMNTLKKQSDYYNYNKRTVGDFIDDVSKNGWASTVADRKMWAEMKMNPTDLADVSGATYTYLMNGQAPDSNWTGVFRPGEKLRLRFINGSAMTYFDVRIPGLKMTVVAADGLHVKPVSVDEFRIAVAETFDVIVEPTQDAYTVFAQSMDRTGYARGTLAMKAGLSVPVPVLDPRPLVTMEDMGMGGMDHGSMAGMDHSAMGGMQAHPATENDNPLVDMQAMSTSPKLDDPGLGLRNNGRRVLTYSDLRSTFEDPDGRDPGRTLELHLTGHMEKFAWSFNGVKFSDAEPLRLKYGERVRIVLVNDTMMTHPIHLHGMWSDLEDENGEFMVRKHTIDMPPGSRRSYRVTADALGRWAYHCHLLYHMEMGMFREVRVEE, from the coding sequence ATGCACTCCAACACTTCAAGACGCACCTTCGTAAAGGGGCTGGCCGCGGGCGGATTGCTCGGCGGCCTCGGGTTATGGCGCACGCCTGTGTGGGCGCTCACCCGCTCTGGCGAACCGCAGATGCTCACGGGCAGCGATTTCGAGCTGTTCATCGGCGAAACCCCGGTCAACATCACCGGCAATCCGCGCACCGCGATGACCATCAACGGCGGCATTCCCGGCCCGCTGCTGCGCTGGCGTGAAGGCGACACGGTCACGCTGCGGGTGAAGAACCGGCTCAAGGAAACCACCTCCATTCACTGGCACGGCATTTTGCTGCCGGCCAACATGGACGGCGTGCCGGGCCTGAGTTTTCACGGCATCGAACCGGGCGGCGTGTACGTCTATCAATTTCAGGTCCGGCAGAACGGCACTTACTGGTATCACAGCCATTCGGGCCTTCAGGAGCAGTCCGGCGTTTACGGCCCGCTGGTGATCGACGCCAAGGAGCCGGAGCCCTTTGAGTACGACCGCGATCACGTGGTGATGCTGACCGACTGGACCGACGAAGACGCGGCCAGCCTGATGAACACCCTGAAAAAACAATCCGACTACTACAACTACAACAAGCGCACCGTGGGCGATTTCATCGACGACGTCAGCAAAAACGGTTGGGCTTCCACGGTCGCCGATCGAAAGATGTGGGCCGAAATGAAGATGAATCCCACAGACCTCGCCGACGTCAGCGGCGCCACTTACACCTATTTAATGAACGGCCAGGCGCCGGACTCGAACTGGACGGGCGTGTTCCGGCCAGGTGAAAAACTGCGACTGCGGTTTATCAACGGTTCGGCCATGACCTACTTCGACGTGCGCATTCCCGGCCTGAAAATGACGGTGGTCGCGGCGGACGGGCTGCATGTCAAACCGGTGAGCGTCGATGAATTCCGCATTGCGGTGGCGGAGACGTTTGATGTGATTGTCGAGCCGACACAGGACGCTTACACCGTGTTCGCCCAGTCGATGGATCGCACCGGTTATGCGCGCGGCACGCTGGCGATGAAGGCGGGTTTGTCCGTGCCTGTGCCTGTACTCGATCCGCGACCATTGGTGACCATGGAGGACATGGGCATGGGCGGCATGGATCACGGCAGCATGGCCGGCATGGACCACAGCGCGATGGGTGGCATGCAAGCGCATCCCGCGACGGAAAACGACAACCCGCTGGTGGACATGCAAGCCATGAGCACCTCGCCGAAACTCGACGATCCTGGCCTTGGCTTGCGCAACAACGGCCGCCGCGTCCTGACCTATTCCGACCTGCGCAGCACCTTCGAAGACCCGGACGGCCGCGATCCGGGCCGCACCCTCGAACTGCACCTCACCGGCCACATGGAAAAGTTCGCGTGGTCGTTCAACGGCGTGAAATTCTCCGATGCCGAACCGCTGCGCCTCAAGTACGGCGAGCGCGTGCGCATCGTGCTGGTCAACGACACGATGATGACCCACCCCATCCACCTGCACGGCATGTGGAGCGACCTCGAAGACGAGAACGGCGAGTTCATGGTGCGCAAACACACCATCGACATGCCCCCCGGCTCCCGACGCAGTTACCGGGTGACCGCCGACGCACTCGGCCGCTGGGCCTATCACTGCCACCTCCTGTACCACATGGAAATGGGCATGTTCCGTGAAGTTCGCGTGGAAGAATGA
- the copC gene encoding copper homeostasis periplasmic binding protein CopC → MRTMKTTAVVIGLLMSTLAQAHPKLLSSTPAEGADGAAPSTIELHFSESLMTQFSGAKLVMTEMPGMAHSPMPMKAKVTGGSDPKTMLITPLSPLPAGSYKVEWRAVSSDTHPITGNVTFKVK, encoded by the coding sequence ATGCGCACAATGAAAACCACCGCTGTTGTCATCGGCTTGCTCATGAGCACACTGGCTCAGGCGCACCCGAAACTGCTCTCCTCCACCCCGGCCGAAGGCGCGGATGGCGCGGCACCGAGCACGATCGAACTGCACTTTTCCGAAAGCCTCATGACCCAGTTTTCCGGCGCGAAACTGGTCATGACCGAAATGCCAGGCATGGCACATTCCCCGATGCCGATGAAAGCCAAAGTCACCGGCGGCAGCGACCCGAAAACCATGCTCATCACCCCGCTCTCACCGTTGCCCGCCGGCAGCTACAAAGTCGAATGGCGCGCGGTGTCTTCGGATACTCACCCGATCACCGGCAACGTTACGTTCAAAGTGAAGTGA
- a CDS encoding L,D-transpeptidase family protein: MGQLTRLFVISRVFFMGFLISGAAIAQTSPIEQSSPPINASEAAADDIVGQAIQSMLAPLASAFPPLLTSPRHQRVDVNRVVMDFYMHRSYRAAWTQDSDVTQLLKSLGNTQADGLEPADFHIDELAKARASMQTPAQRASFDVVATRTFITALLQLRRGKVDPSRLDMHWNFDPVGVDPREDVNTFFAALDSHDVARAFAQAPPQEAVYGSLRMGLAQLRKVRDAGGWPKVAEDKSLKPGMDEPAVAQLRARLAAGGYLAPQLKPRSDYDAVVTAAVKKYQAEQYLGADGVAGAATLAALNVSVEARIDQVRVNMERARWLLYKLQGTFVIVDIAGYKVALYRDGKPIWRSRVQVGKPFRSTPVFQSEITYVTFNPTWTVPPTILVKDMLPKIQKNPGYLAANRIKPIDREGNLLDPSTVDWSNPRGVTLRQDAGPDNSLGQVVIRFPNEYAIYLHDTPHRELFAQSRRATSSGCIRVENPLQLVELLFNDPVHWNSAGIQAQLANGKTENIRLPVKVPVLLAYWTVDLSNDGRVMFKPDVYGYDSAVLRGLNLRSELPAPQWQQAGLPALAAGQKSVSD, encoded by the coding sequence ATGGGGCAGTTAACAAGGTTATTCGTCATAAGCCGTGTATTTTTTATGGGCTTTCTGATCAGCGGTGCAGCGATTGCGCAAACTTCGCCGATCGAGCAGTCATCTCCACCTATCAACGCCAGTGAGGCTGCAGCGGATGACATCGTCGGTCAGGCGATTCAAAGCATGCTGGCGCCGTTGGCCTCGGCGTTTCCGCCGCTGCTCACATCCCCCAGGCATCAACGGGTAGACGTCAACCGTGTGGTCATGGATTTCTATATGCATCGCAGCTATCGCGCAGCGTGGACACAAGACAGTGATGTCACCCAGTTGCTGAAAAGCCTGGGCAACACGCAAGCGGATGGTCTGGAGCCGGCAGATTTTCATATTGATGAATTGGCCAAGGCACGAGCGTCGATGCAAACCCCGGCGCAGCGGGCGAGTTTCGATGTCGTCGCCACCCGGACGTTCATCACCGCGCTTCTGCAATTGCGGCGCGGCAAAGTCGACCCTTCGCGCCTGGACATGCATTGGAATTTCGACCCGGTCGGCGTCGATCCGCGTGAAGACGTGAACACCTTCTTCGCCGCCCTCGACAGCCATGATGTCGCCCGGGCATTCGCTCAAGCGCCACCGCAAGAAGCGGTTTATGGCAGCTTGCGCATGGGTTTGGCGCAACTGCGCAAAGTCCGGGATGCGGGTGGCTGGCCGAAGGTTGCCGAAGACAAGTCGCTCAAGCCTGGTATGGACGAACCTGCGGTCGCGCAGCTGCGAGCCCGTTTGGCGGCCGGTGGTTATCTGGCCCCACAGTTGAAACCACGTAGCGACTACGACGCTGTTGTCACGGCGGCGGTCAAAAAGTATCAAGCCGAACAATACCTGGGCGCGGACGGTGTCGCCGGGGCGGCGACGCTTGCGGCGTTGAATGTGTCGGTTGAGGCGCGGATCGACCAGGTTCGGGTGAACATGGAGCGTGCGCGTTGGTTGCTGTACAAACTTCAGGGCACTTTTGTCATCGTTGACATAGCTGGTTACAAAGTTGCGCTCTACCGCGACGGCAAGCCGATTTGGCGTTCTCGGGTGCAAGTCGGCAAACCGTTTCGCAGTACGCCGGTGTTCCAGTCAGAGATTACTTACGTCACGTTCAACCCTACCTGGACCGTGCCCCCGACCATTCTGGTCAAGGACATGCTGCCCAAGATTCAGAAAAATCCCGGCTACCTTGCCGCCAACCGAATCAAGCCCATTGACCGTGAAGGGAACTTGCTCGACCCATCGACGGTCGATTGGTCCAACCCGCGCGGCGTTACGCTGCGACAGGATGCCGGGCCGGACAACTCGCTGGGCCAGGTCGTGATCCGGTTTCCCAATGAATACGCGATTTATCTGCACGACACGCCGCATCGCGAGTTGTTTGCTCAATCTCGCCGCGCCACCAGTTCAGGCTGCATCCGGGTCGAGAACCCGCTGCAGTTGGTGGAGCTGTTGTTCAACGATCCGGTGCATTGGAACAGTGCCGGGATCCAGGCGCAGTTGGCCAACGGCAAGACTGAAAACATCCGGCTTCCCGTCAAGGTGCCAGTGCTGTTGGCTTACTGGACGGTGGACCTGAGTAATGATGGTCGCGTGATGTTCAAGCCCGATGTATACGGGTACGACTCTGCGGTTCTGCGGGGATTGAATCTGCGTTCGGAACTGCCTGCTCCGCAATGGCAGCAAGCCGGACTGCCTGCGCTCGCGGCCGGACAAAAAAGTGTAAGTGACTAA
- a CDS encoding acyltransferase family protein, with amino-acid sequence MSGITVDDKHRLALVDALRCFACFWVVLFHLSEGNHIPTLLAAIPGWLKYMVFDAGHLGVPIFFVLSGIVMATTTSRVPMNNVNATNFVARRLVRLAPPYYAAIALGVAVIAVKHMLGQPGIEIPGVTAILAHVLFLQDFLGIRNIITVFWTLCIEVQFYIFFAVLLWLADRAGEGVTPKRRNLWIWGSALLALLWPAGIIHAIGWKGGFIAFWFSFMAGVLCAQTLSGTKQSHYIAIGYCALALVIGLATKNSFTIAAGLTGLLFCFLVNRSTTLGFISSYPVQKIALISYSLYLFHSPVTGFFMRVYRAFMPTGLFSDALAAVLIIATCIAFSAMAYLLFERPAIAWSRRIKFKRPDAVVLNRT; translated from the coding sequence ATGAGTGGAATCACCGTTGATGACAAACATCGTCTTGCCCTGGTTGACGCATTGCGCTGTTTTGCATGCTTCTGGGTGGTTCTGTTTCATTTATCCGAAGGAAATCACATCCCAACCCTGCTGGCAGCCATTCCAGGCTGGTTGAAATACATGGTCTTTGACGCAGGCCATTTGGGAGTGCCTATATTTTTCGTACTAAGCGGCATTGTCATGGCGACCACGACATCCCGGGTGCCAATGAATAACGTGAACGCCACAAACTTTGTGGCACGTCGCCTGGTACGCCTCGCCCCTCCCTACTACGCCGCCATTGCACTGGGCGTGGCCGTGATCGCCGTAAAACACATGCTTGGGCAACCCGGAATCGAAATCCCCGGCGTGACGGCCATACTCGCCCACGTGCTGTTTCTCCAAGATTTCCTTGGCATCAGAAACATCATCACGGTGTTCTGGACCCTGTGTATCGAGGTGCAGTTCTACATCTTTTTTGCGGTGCTGCTGTGGTTAGCCGATCGTGCTGGAGAGGGTGTAACACCCAAGCGTCGCAACCTCTGGATTTGGGGCAGCGCATTGCTGGCGCTGCTGTGGCCCGCCGGGATAATTCATGCGATAGGCTGGAAAGGCGGATTTATTGCGTTCTGGTTCAGCTTCATGGCCGGGGTGCTGTGCGCTCAAACCCTGAGCGGCACTAAACAAAGCCATTACATCGCCATTGGTTACTGTGCATTGGCGCTTGTTATCGGTCTTGCAACTAAAAACTCATTCACCATTGCTGCCGGGTTGACGGGCTTACTGTTCTGCTTCCTGGTTAATCGCTCCACCACGCTGGGTTTTATATCCAGCTACCCCGTGCAGAAAATTGCCCTGATTTCCTACAGCCTGTACTTGTTCCATTCTCCTGTGACCGGTTTCTTCATGCGCGTTTACCGGGCTTTCATGCCAACCGGCCTTTTCTCGGATGCACTGGCCGCCGTCCTGATCATTGCAACGTGCATCGCATTCTCGGCCATGGCCTATCTATTGTTCGAACGTCCCGCCATCGCGTGGAGCAGACGCATCAAGTTCAAGCGCCCTGATGCCGTCGTTCTGAATCGTACGTAA
- a CDS encoding murein L,D-transpeptidase catalytic domain family protein, with protein sequence MALDRFGFLITALLLSSTSVTAAYADSLEAALVKAAPNANAKVIALAVRASQCSLAQGTAPVQRLAVIDYSLPSTEQRLWVFDLKQRKLLFHELVAHGRNSGENMAVKFSNQNESFATSLGLYRTQSSYVGQNGYSLRMEGLEPGFNDNAFDRAIVIHGAPYVSPVLARANGRIGRSLGCPAVRPAIAHKLIDSMKDGQLLFSYYPDQRWLKKSSYINCGSRTVASTAKPSTNR encoded by the coding sequence ATGGCGCTAGACCGCTTCGGCTTCCTAATTACGGCCCTGCTGCTGAGTTCAACGTCAGTCACGGCAGCCTACGCCGACTCACTTGAAGCCGCTTTGGTCAAAGCCGCTCCAAACGCTAACGCCAAGGTGATTGCACTGGCCGTCCGTGCCTCTCAATGCAGCTTGGCCCAAGGTACCGCGCCTGTCCAAAGACTTGCCGTCATTGATTACTCCCTGCCCTCCACCGAACAACGCCTTTGGGTGTTTGACCTTAAACAGCGCAAATTACTGTTTCACGAATTGGTTGCCCACGGTCGCAACAGCGGCGAGAACATGGCGGTCAAGTTTTCCAATCAAAACGAAAGCTTCGCCACCAGCCTGGGCTTGTATCGCACGCAGTCAAGTTACGTCGGGCAGAACGGTTATTCGTTGCGCATGGAAGGACTCGAACCGGGCTTCAACGACAACGCCTTCGACCGGGCGATCGTCATTCATGGCGCGCCTTATGTCAGCCCGGTGCTTGCGCGGGCGAACGGGCGGATTGGCCGCAGCCTCGGTTGCCCGGCGGTACGGCCGGCGATTGCGCACAAGCTGATTGACTCGATGAAAGACGGCCAACTGTTGTTTTCGTACTACCCGGATCAGCGCTGGCTGAAAAAGTCTTCGTATATCAATTGCGGTAGCAGGACGGTGGCGTCGACCGCCAAGCCTTCCACCAACCGTTGA
- a CDS encoding copper resistance protein B, which yields MTRLTSIFLAVCTTGLTLSSASATTGDMQNMDHSQMPGMDHGQMQGMDHSQMQSMDDGQMQPAAPTESRTPIPPLTDADRAAVFVSPGGHNVHDSALNHYFLADKLEWQDADDGSALAWDLSGWIGGDIDRLWLRSEGERSNGKTEDAEVQALWGHAISPWWDVVSGVRQDFKPGAPQTWAAFGVQGMALYNFEAEATAFIGEGGQSAARLEGDYDILLTNRLILQPTAELNVYGKNDPQRGIGSGLSNTEAGLRLRYEIRREIAPYIGVTWNRTYGKTADFAKDDGEDRSEAHVVLGVRLWF from the coding sequence ATGACCAGACTTACATCGATTTTTCTCGCCGTTTGCACAACGGGCCTGACGCTTTCTTCGGCGAGCGCCACCACCGGCGACATGCAGAACATGGATCACAGCCAGATGCCGGGCATGGATCATGGCCAGATGCAGGGCATGGACCATAGCCAGATGCAAAGCATGGACGACGGCCAGATGCAGCCCGCCGCGCCCACTGAAAGCCGCACGCCGATCCCGCCGCTGACCGATGCCGACCGCGCCGCCGTGTTCGTCAGCCCCGGCGGCCATAATGTGCATGACTCTGCACTCAATCACTACTTCCTCGCCGACAAACTCGAATGGCAGGACGCCGACGACGGCAGCGCGCTGGCCTGGGATTTATCGGGCTGGATCGGCGGTGACATCGATCGCCTGTGGCTGCGATCCGAAGGCGAGCGCAGCAACGGCAAAACCGAAGACGCTGAAGTCCAGGCGCTATGGGGCCACGCAATCTCGCCGTGGTGGGATGTGGTGAGCGGCGTGCGCCAGGACTTCAAACCCGGCGCCCCGCAAACCTGGGCCGCATTCGGCGTGCAAGGTATGGCGCTGTACAACTTCGAAGCCGAAGCCACGGCCTTCATCGGCGAAGGCGGCCAGAGCGCGGCGCGGCTGGAAGGTGACTACGACATCCTGCTGACCAACCGGCTCATTTTGCAGCCGACCGCCGAGCTGAATGTCTACGGCAAAAACGATCCGCAGCGAGGCATTGGTTCCGGGCTCTCCAACACCGAAGCCGGGCTGCGGTTGCGCTATGAAATTCGCCGGGAAATCGCCCCGTACATCGGCGTGACCTGGAACCGCACCTACGGCAAAACCGCCGATTTCGCCAAAGACGATGGCGAGGATCGCAGTGAAGCACACGTCGTTCTCGGCGTTCGGCTGTGGTTCTGA
- a CDS encoding transporter substrate-binding domain-containing protein, whose translation MKTNKCTVMLGSLLALSFGAQAEQSHLDSVIQQGQLRVCTTGDYKPYTFKAENGEYSGIDIAMARSLADSLGVKVDWVPTTWKTLMPDMLAGKCDIGMGGISVTLERQKKAFFSTTLDVDGKIPLVRCEDQAKYQTVEQINQPSVRLVEPAGGTNEAFVHAFLPKAQLSLHDNVTIFQELLDKKADVMITDASEALYQQKLKPGLCAVNPGQYMQYGEKAYLLPRDDMTWKLYVDQWLHLAKVTGNYQKVLGQWIATPETK comes from the coding sequence ATGAAAACCAATAAATGCACAGTAATGCTCGGTAGCCTGCTCGCACTATCGTTTGGCGCCCAGGCCGAACAATCGCACCTGGACAGCGTCATCCAGCAAGGCCAGCTACGCGTGTGCACCACGGGCGATTACAAGCCCTACACGTTCAAAGCCGAGAACGGCGAATACTCGGGCATCGACATCGCCATGGCCCGCTCGCTGGCCGACAGCCTTGGCGTCAAGGTCGATTGGGTACCGACCACCTGGAAAACCCTGATGCCCGACATGCTGGCGGGTAAATGCGACATCGGCATGGGCGGGATCTCGGTCACCCTGGAACGTCAGAAAAAAGCCTTCTTCAGCACCACGCTGGACGTCGACGGCAAAATCCCGCTGGTGCGCTGCGAAGATCAGGCGAAGTATCAGACCGTCGAGCAAATCAACCAGCCTTCGGTTCGCTTGGTCGAACCGGCCGGCGGCACCAACGAAGCGTTCGTTCACGCCTTCCTGCCCAAGGCGCAATTGAGCCTTCACGACAACGTAACCATCTTCCAGGAGCTGCTGGACAAGAAGGCGGACGTGATGATCACCGATGCGTCGGAGGCGTTGTATCAGCAAAAACTCAAACCCGGTTTGTGCGCGGTGAATCCAGGCCAGTACATGCAGTACGGTGAGAAAGCTTATTTATTGCCGCGAGACGACATGACGTGGAAGTTGTACGTCGATCAATGGCTGCACCTGGCCAAAGTGACGGGCAACTACCAGAAAGTTTTAGGCCAGTGGATCGCCACGCCCGAGACTAAATAG
- a CDS encoding acyltransferase family protein: protein MDSLSNPKSVSRSVKSKPAYRADIDGLRAVAILSVVIFHAFPSMLQGGFIGVDIFFVISGFLISSIIFRGMHRGDFSFTEFYAHRIKRIYPALIVVLVACYVFGWFVLLPYEFKQLGKHMAAGAGFVQNFVLLQEDGYFDTFAELKPLLHLWSLAIEEQFYLIYPVLILLAWRKGFNVLTVVLILGLVSLVLNVARVTHDPTATFFLPQTRFWELLAGAVLAYLQLFRQAKFTGWMQRWVFHPVLFRHPPLLAQRNAILNNLLSIVGLLLLVAGFCLIDKKMPFPGWWAMLPVSGTFLLILAGPDGWVNRVLLANRVMVFVGIISYPLYLWHWPILSFLRILAFEVSPWARLGAVLLSVVLAWLTYRLIEKPIRLGKKTWIKTAALSVIMAIVGLVGFHAFLSGGVSSRAEEFAKVTQASNEWGYPGTLSKEKFEGIQYYFLRSEKPSVTLFVGDSNIEQYFPRAEALISRNAKETNGVIFKTGSGCLAIPGMLYDLKHQYCATLMQDALRLTKENPEVDTVVIGSLWNAYLKSGVFMASKFGAGSPEYVDALNKLGAYIKELRALDKRVYLVLNIPGGYQLDPRYMVQRDFKAFPKLMSFKSNGIPRDDLEKAFGQIQADLAQVATTAGAMVIKPMDYLCNPDCSGVDADDEPMYKDGDHLRPKYVSQKADFIDETMR from the coding sequence ATGGACAGCTTGAGCAATCCGAAATCTGTATCGCGCAGCGTTAAATCCAAACCAGCCTATCGTGCAGACATCGACGGTTTACGAGCCGTGGCCATTCTGTCCGTGGTTATATTTCATGCGTTCCCGTCAATGTTGCAGGGCGGGTTCATTGGTGTCGATATTTTCTTCGTCATCTCCGGGTTTCTGATCTCCAGCATCATCTTCAGAGGAATGCATCGCGGTGATTTCAGTTTCACTGAGTTTTATGCCCATCGTATCAAGCGCATTTACCCCGCTTTAATTGTTGTGTTGGTGGCCTGTTACGTATTTGGCTGGTTTGTGTTGTTGCCCTACGAGTTCAAACAGTTGGGCAAGCACATGGCGGCTGGCGCCGGCTTCGTGCAGAACTTTGTCCTGTTACAAGAGGACGGGTACTTCGATACCTTCGCCGAATTGAAACCGCTTCTGCATCTATGGTCACTGGCCATTGAAGAGCAGTTCTACCTGATTTATCCGGTACTAATCCTTCTGGCGTGGCGCAAGGGTTTCAACGTCCTGACGGTCGTTCTGATTTTGGGACTGGTCTCGCTGGTGTTGAATGTCGCGAGAGTGACCCACGATCCCACCGCGACGTTCTTTCTGCCGCAAACCCGTTTCTGGGAACTGCTGGCGGGGGCAGTTCTGGCGTACTTGCAACTGTTCAGGCAAGCGAAGTTTACCGGGTGGATGCAGCGCTGGGTGTTTCATCCGGTTCTGTTCCGTCACCCGCCGCTGTTGGCTCAACGTAACGCGATACTCAACAACCTGTTATCGATTGTTGGACTGCTTCTTCTTGTTGCGGGTTTTTGTTTGATCGACAAGAAAATGCCGTTTCCCGGCTGGTGGGCAATGTTGCCGGTTTCGGGAACGTTCCTGCTGATTCTCGCCGGGCCTGATGGATGGGTGAATCGAGTCTTGCTGGCTAACCGGGTGATGGTGTTCGTTGGGATCATCAGCTATCCGCTTTACCTGTGGCACTGGCCGATTCTCTCGTTTTTGCGAATTCTCGCCTTCGAGGTTTCGCCTTGGGCTCGATTGGGGGCGGTGCTGCTCAGTGTTGTGTTGGCCTGGTTGACCTATCGCCTGATCGAAAAGCCCATCCGGCTCGGAAAGAAAACCTGGATCAAGACCGCTGCTCTGAGCGTAATAATGGCCATTGTCGGGCTGGTTGGGTTCCACGCATTTCTAAGCGGCGGAGTATCGTCCAGGGCGGAGGAGTTTGCCAAAGTCACTCAGGCGTCCAATGAATGGGGTTACCCCGGAACACTTTCGAAGGAAAAATTTGAGGGGATCCAGTATTACTTCCTGCGATCGGAGAAGCCGTCGGTCACACTGTTTGTGGGCGATTCAAATATCGAGCAGTATTTTCCCCGCGCTGAAGCGTTGATCTCCCGTAATGCCAAAGAGACCAATGGGGTCATCTTCAAGACAGGCTCGGGGTGCCTTGCCATTCCCGGTATGCTCTACGATTTAAAGCACCAGTATTGTGCAACATTAATGCAGGACGCTCTGAGATTGACCAAAGAGAATCCCGAAGTCGATACCGTGGTCATTGGTTCACTCTGGAACGCTTATCTTAAGTCCGGCGTATTCATGGCCAGTAAATTCGGAGCTGGAAGCCCGGAGTATGTTGATGCGTTGAACAAGTTGGGCGCGTACATCAAGGAACTTCGAGCATTGGATAAGAGGGTGTATCTTGTGCTTAACATCCCGGGAGGTTACCAACTTGATCCCCGGTACATGGTCCAGCGCGATTTTAAGGCGTTTCCGAAATTAATGTCTTTCAAAAGCAACGGGATCCCGCGCGATGATCTGGAAAAGGCTTTCGGGCAGATCCAGGCTGATTTGGCTCAAGTGGCTACAACCGCTGGGGCTATGGTTATAAAACCGATGGACTATCTGTGTAATCCAGATTGCTCAGGAGTTGATGCTGATGATGAACCTATGTACAAAGATGGGGATCACCTCAGACCAAAGTATGTGAGCCAGAAAGCGGACTTCATCGATGAAACGATGAGGTAG